The Raphanus sativus cultivar WK10039 chromosome 6, ASM80110v3, whole genome shotgun sequence sequence TGTAGTTTTTGGGTGGTCGGGGTcggttaaaatatttatgactcGAAAAAGACCAGAGCTACCTACCTCAAAAcacaaaaattatcaaaacccgaaaatatctaaaaccccaacaaatacccaaaatatattcaaatactCGAAAACCCCAAAATTTTCTTGAAATCTAACCCGAAGAACTGGAAAACACCCAAACTTTTCTCCGAGTACACgaaatatatcttaaaaattgaaattttaccTGAAATCCGAAATTATAACCgaaaacccaaacccaaaaatgaaaaaaaatatttgtaacacTGAAAACATATCAGAAATATctaaatatacataaaatacacaaaaaaaattaggtacTTTAGATACCGGTCAGATTTGTAGGTAAGATCCGGATCGAATCAAGATCTGCCTGGTCCtgaaaaatattcaatatgTACTTTTCCTTGACATGGACCAAAACTAAACATGTATTTGTGAATCTGtttcgatttgtttttttttgaatctaGATAAAAAACCTAGGTTTAAAAAAgaattacatataattttaaacaaatttccttattaaatataatacaaatTCATAACACCATAGTATACAAAATCCATATTATTAATTCCTATCAAAATTGTTTATAACCAAAGaaatccgcgctttcgaagcacggatcaaaatctagtataaaagattattttaccaaaaaaaaaagataaaatattataaactgtACATTTTCtatgcgtttttttttttgcagagttCAGATCTGTAATAGCagcaattacaaaaaaaaaatatgatctaGCTAGTCACAAATTTTGTTTAGTCAAAAACTCAAAACAGAATCTTTGCCCCAATGTTTCGCTTCATCGCGCCCGTGAGTGTTTGGAATCTTCTAACATGTTCATGTGACCCTATCTATCAATCTTGAGTCCAGTCTCTTATATAACAATTATGAACCAATAATACATTTCAGTTTTTCTAACCAAGTTTTTCAATGTAAATGCAGGTTCGAATATTTATAGAAGTCAGTTTATTATTATAGAAGTACGTTTAATATGGATACCGGTCTGACTTTCGGACAAAACTTGGTTTGAATactaaagagaaaaaaactaaattaaaattaggTTTTAGCGGCAGTAGGAAACTTTTGAATTATGGTTTCAGGAGTTTATTCTTTATGTGTAAGCACATGGATTTTTACGATTCCATTTGTTCTGCATATATGAGGAAGCAATCATGGGTTATTAACTTTACACATCTTTTGAGTAGAATGCGTAATGATGCGTTCTCTGAGCGTTAGACATTTTTTTATAGAACACTGCAAATAATTGTCGATGTATTAAAACATAATCCATAGTTCTCTTAAGACATGGTTAGAAAAAATTCTCTTCATAAacgtatttaatattttttataaaaacataaacatagACTACACcgttttgtaagattttaaattaaatacattattctattataaaattatatctacatatatttattaattacattttcCTAGTAGATCATATCGTTTCTTTGTGTAATACCTATACAATCTTTTGGTATTTGGTAAGAGGAGTTTATCCAGTTTCAAAATGTAGTGTTTGTATTGTGGCATTCAAGATgattgattttatgattatgaAATGTTTTGATTAAAGTGAAGATTGTTTTGGATATCAATCCGTTATATTTACTTTTGGTCGTATCCAAGCTTGGAAAGTTATGTAAAGTAAATTAACAccaaataatatttcattatatttgtttattaatttttacaacatatttttgaataaaaataacaaatccgTTAATAAACTACTACCACTCTCTTTTTATCtcacaaaaatatttatgtttattataaatatatattttgtcatTTTTCTTAGCTCTGACTtggattttttttccttaactCATTACAGAAACTGTAAACTATATAGTAGTTTGTCCAGACTCACATTATCCAACACAAAGACCAAACCACCATGCATGTCTTATCTCTTACTTCCTCCTTAATATTCCGTTTTCTCTTCCTCATCTCCACATTTCCAATTTCTCCAGCTAAACCCACAGCCTCGCATCCCCCGGCACTGCCTCGCCACCGCCACAGAGAGCTATCCGTTGATTACTACTCCAAGAAATGTCCTCAGCTCGAAAGTCTTGTAGGCTCCGTCACTTCCCAGCGGTTCAAAGAAGCACCCGTCTCCGCCCCTGCCACTATTCGCCTCTTCTTCCACGACTGCTTTGTTgaggtcaaatatttttaccaaaattTGAGTATTGCATTCACTTTCTTCGCACTCCATTGCACGAAAACAGTGACAGCAAAAGCATTTTCACGTTATTTTCACAAAAACGCCTTTTCACAAAAAACGCATTTTTCACGTTACTAATGGTCAAATTTCAATGCATcagcttacaaaaaaaaaaaaaaaaatcaatgcatCATCTCATTATACCTCAATAGTTATAAGCAAAGTCAAAACGCCTATGGGAAAATAGTAAACAcataaattttggaaaataataaaacacataAAATGGAAACAGTCCCGACAAAAATTTGTCGTGTATCCAGCGTAGCGCATTTTAGCAAAAGATGCCAAGATTCGTTGCACTTTAACAACAACCTAAAATATATGTTGGTCTGTCTGTCCTGTTTGTTTAGCAATACACATCACATGCACACAAAcgtatataaattttttgatgGCTACTCAACATAAgctaaaaatttagaattttgaaGGGTTGTGACGGGTCGATATTGATAGAAACCAAAAAGGGAGGCAAGAAACTAGCCGAAAGAGAGGCAGTTGAAAATAAGGAATTGAGAGAAGAAGGATTTGAGAGTATCACAAAGGCAAAGGCATTGGTTGAGTCTCATTGCCCTTCTCGTGTCTCTTGCTCTGATATTCTCGCCATCGCTGCCCGAGATTTCATCCACCTGGTAATCCCAACTTCAATCACAAtcttaaattatatattgataTAATAGTCTGCTAAACCGAATCTTGGAGTTTTAAGACCGGATCAAAACATAGGAAATAGGCTTAGATATACATCatgataattaattatttgacaATTGATATATGATTTcgctgaaaaaaataaataaaatatatggtaTTTGAATTTGTTTGAAGTTTGTGTATTTATTTGTACAGTGATAAATTTGATGTataaattaactaaacataTGATTTATACTTTGAGTATGGTTTTACTGTTTCTCATATAGTCTATTTAAACAATATGAGTCCAAACCTTGGCTTTGGTTCAACTTCTTAGTTTCTTTGATTTTGATTCATCATGGATGTACGTGACACTAATTAGTGCTTCGTTTTGATTTCAAATAGGCAGGTGGACCGTACTATCAAGTGAAAAAAGGAAGGTGGGACGGCAAAATATCGACGGCAACGAACGTCCCTCCTAACATCCCTCGATCAAACTCCACGGTGGATCAACTCATCAAGCTCTTCGCGTCAAAAGGACTAACGGTAGAGGACCTCGTAGTCCTTTCTGGCTCCCACACAATCGGCTTCGCCCACTGCAAGAGTTTCGTTGATCGCCTCTACGACTTCAAAGGCACAAAACGACCCGACCTGAATCTCAACACAAGATTACTGAAGGAGCTCCGTATGTATTGCCCTTCCTCCGGCAGAAGCTCCCGTGCCACCCTTCCCCTCGACGCCACAACTCCGTTTGCGTTCGACAACGGGTATTACAGAGGTCTAGGAAGTAACATGGGCCTTCTCGGGTCGGACCAAGCCTTGTTTCTTGACCCGAGGACGAAGCCCATTGCAGTTGAGATGGCTAGAGATAAGCAGAGGTTTCTCAAGGCGTTTGGGGACGCTATGGATAAGATGGGTTCTATTGGTGTAAAGAGAGGGAGAAAACATGGGGAGATACGAAAGGATTGCCGTTTCTTTTTATAGATCTTTTAtacttatttttgtttggtttcgTGTGTGCTTTTTGTCTCGATCTTGATATGTCTTTAGTTCTTTTCAGAAGTTTCTTGATTGTTTCGTTCAGAGTATATAATGTACTTTTCGAAAGCACCCGTAAATTCAGTTAAGTTATATATGAACAAAGTGATTTAGATAAATAAcgcatatttatgtttttggtcATGTTACAAAAGTGTTAATATGAGAAAGTTCACACacttaaaaatctatataaggAGATATTGGTTTGGGATATCACTTATGAATTTTGAGAGATCTTTGTGAGAACTTAAGTTTTTTTAGAGAATTATTTAgaaagatctttttttttaaaaagtaaagtAAAAGCGCGTTAGGAACACGCGCGTctccccttttttttttctctcgcGGCGAACCTCAAGTCTTCGTTTTCTCTGCATCAAATCGACGGCACAACCGTCGACTCTGGCCTCCGTCGAATTTCCAGACTCGACTGAAGCCTCTTTCTCTCCCCAGTTCAAAGATCCAATGACTCTTCCACCGACGGAATTAATTGACCAATTCCGCCACGAGATCCATGAAGAAGCTCCTCCTCCGGCCATCATTCTTCCTCCTGCCTCTGGGCCTGTCAGTGTCACTCCTGCCAGTGTTGTTAACACCGTAGAAGAAGCGGGTGATAACGAGATTGGTGAAGAAGCAGCTGATGAGCATGAGACTGATGAAGAAGCGGGTGATGACGATTCAGATGAAGGTCCCACCTTTGTTCCCTCCTTGGGTGCGTGGTCAAAGCCACTTCATTTCACGCCACCACCGACTCCACCGGAACCTGCAACTCCAAGGTTCCAAGTTACAGAGAGACTACAAAGTCAAATAGATTCATTCTGGCCGTCCATTGGTGAAGCTATTGTCAACGGTcccaagaagaagggtcatgtGACATTTCCTAAGAAATCAGTGACGCAAATGCCGGTAGATAAAATCCCACCTCCGGCTCTCAAGGAAGATGGTAGCCTTCGGTTTCCATGGGCTGCCCGAATGAACCAATCTTCTAGAAACTTGTTTCGTGCTACTGAGCCGACATACCGACTTGATGGAACTCCTCAAGTGACAATCCCCTCTAAGGTACTTAAGCTAGGACCTGAGAATAAGGAAGAATATGTTGTAGGACAGTTTCATAGGTGTTCTAGCCCGCCTGGAGGTCTTATTCATGCAGTGTTGAATAGGTTATGGGGTCGAGAATGTAGGATATCCTGCCGGAAGTTGGGGGACTCTTCGTTTTTGTTCCATATCCCTCATGAAAATACTCGTAAATGGGTTATCCAGCGAGGTGTGTGGCATGTTGATGATTGTCTTCTCTTTGTGTCTCCTTGGAATCCGGTAACCTCTTTCAAAACCCCGGAGATCTCTACCTTACCAGTGTGGGTCAACCTCAAGAATATCCCAGATTCATGTTTTTCTAGGTTAGGCATTAGTCACATAGCATCGGGTTTGGGAGAACCAATGCTTACGCACAAGCCTCGCTTAGATCCAGCAAATATGGGAGAAGCAAAAATTTTAGTTGAAGTTGAGCTAGATAAGCCATTTCTGAAGCTAATTGCGCTTGATGACAAGCAAGGCAATATCTTTTTAGTAGAGGTTGAGTATTCTTGGATTCCTAGTGCTTGTGATAGATGTGGAGCACTTGGCCATAAAGAGAAAAGGTGTCTACTACCTCCTAAGCCTCATGATTCTGTTCCTGTTACTAAGAAACCTCATGTTACAAACAATGAGATTCCAGTGGTGAATATAGTTCATTTGGCACAGAATTCTTTTAGTACACTTATGGAAAATTTGGAGCCATGTTCGGCCTCGCTCTCTACCCAACAGGCACTTAACACTCCAGAAAAGTCTTTGACCACTACACCTTCCGAGGTTGCAGCTGTCATTCCCTTTACAGATTCGCATGAGGTATATTCTACTTCTTGCTCAGAGATTGATGTCACTATCCCTATGTTAGAAGCTACAAATGTTGCTCCCTCTCATTCACCTATTATGGAAGATATTCCATCACAATCTATCATTGTGGAAGAACCTGGTTTTTCTGCAAATGAGCATCAAATTGACCCTACCACTCCTCCCACCCACAATCAACAACAATTCTATAGAGAGTCGGAGATTCCGGTTACTTATGGAAAAGGAGCTGGTTTTGATGTGGTTGGAGAGTCTTCTGGTTATAACTTAACTAGAGGTGGAAGGGAAATTAAACCAACACAAAAATTTCAAGATATGGAATGGACAAATGTTAGTGGAAGAGGTAAAAGAGGTCGTCGCGGCCGAGGGAACCACAACCACTAGTTAGTGTCTTTCTATTTCTGTCTTTCTAGGATTCAATTGTGAATCTTTCTCTAGAGTTCTTTAACTCTATGCTTGTTGCAAACTTTTCCAATCTTATGAGTTAAAACTCATACTTGTATTTTCTTATGCATTTTAATTgaaagccctttttcaaaaaaaaaaaaaaaaagatttttttttttttttttttgctaaaaatttTAGAGAGATCTTTGTGAGTTATTCTTATTGATCTATTGAGTTCATACTTTGAGATCAAAACAATAGTTTGTATATCTTCCAAGTAAATTGTAAGTCGTTCCCTATTTCCTTTAGACTTCCAAGAATATAGTAGACACGCACTATGCAAGTGTGTATCGAGTCAAGTTCTTCACATTGAAAGAGCTGCATAGAGAAGCTGGTTCCAAGTATCAGGCAAGCCAGGAAGGCACCAGTGGCTGCAATCGGTCTTACCATTGCCTCCATAAGTAGATGGATGGGCATCTTTTCTTAGTTGAGACAGAGTTGTGATGTCGAGTAGGTAAACGGGTGTCTTCATGGAGCTCAACACTCGTGATACAATGCTTGCGGCAGGAAGTGAACCTCCCGGGTAGGTTGACCCGGTCAACGGTTGCATCTGCCCGTTGCAATTCTTCTTCGGCTCATTCCATTCCTTTCCTCTATTAAAGATCCCACATAAACAAGTCAATATATTTTACCTAAAACAGAAATTTTCATACcaaatgtatgtatatattatgtataatgAACTTACACATAGTGAGTAGGAGAAATGCCTTGGAAGAAAACTCGGGTTTGTGAAGTATCAATATTTTGATCAACCCATTGAGCCCAAGTGGTGAGTCCTAAGTTAAAAGCATCAAGACGGTTCATGTCTCTTATCAGTGAAGTTCCATTTCTTATAAAATCCCACCTgattaacaacaacaacaatagaagaagagaagatgattTGGTTGGAACATGTCGTAAGACTTAATCTCAAACTagatcatatattatatatatgagtgtcggatatatggaacgaacccTTGGGATTTTACTCCTTTGTGAACCCACCAGTGCCAAGAATTGAACACAAGGATGTCCACGTCTTTCCAAACACCAGCACCACTTTCGATGGTTCCAAGGTTAAGCACATTCCCTACCTTTTCTTTGGAGATATCCACTAGGTATGGTGTTCGGTATAGGTATAACGTAACTCCATATTCCTGTTTTTAATCGTCTTAAAAAGATTGAGACATTCTAATACTTTTCactatatatgaatatatactcAATTGTTTCTACACAATATATAGACGATGATCAGTTAGACATAGAATGCAAACATTTTTCCGGGTCCAACTTTTTGTTATGTAACATGTTTTccaatgtttaaaaatataagctgaagaaaacaaattaaagtGGTTTATCAGTTGTCATTAGCTGTCAGGTCTCCTACTACCTACTTCCATTCTCTCCCTGCCatgctctctttttttttgttcttttccagttatgtatatattttttatgatcTAAATTTGTTTAAAACAACTAGAAGAGAGAAATTCCCAAAACTCTTAAGTCAACCCTAGAAACAAAGGCTGTTAATGTTTGTTACGTCTTTTTCCATATCGGCtgttaatgttttttaataaaggATTTAACGTCACATAGACATAGGTAAAGGTTTGTCGTTAATATActtagttttcaattttttttgacaaatggGTAAGAAAAGTTATAATAAGCCAATATTTTGGACTATAATATGTTTTCACTGAGATAAGTAATATATCGAAGCATAAATCATATAGACCAATATATATAAAGTGGACGCATGCGTCTACATCAAAATGTACAACTTTCTTAAGAAACGTCTCTTTACAGAAAAGGAAAATCAATTGTTtgtttgtaaaaattaaaaactatacgTTTTCTCGTACCTCTTTTTGTCATTAATTCAtagttttaaattatgtatttgtatGAGCAACTAGGCAGTAAGGCAGATTAAATCATAATACCTTGGATGTCAAGCGTTtgcacaaaattaaaattaaaattaccaAAAGCACAATTCGacaattcttttaaaaatgaaaatattgtataatatattaGCCCGTGACCAACTTGATTCACTAAAATTGACAAGTCTTCCTCGTGATGATGAATTATTAGATTTTGTTTGTATCCAAAGAcccattttaaaaaattataatacagGAAAAAGAAGAGTAGAAAGAGACCTGGAAAGTGAGAGAGGAGAGTGGGGTACGTCTGAGAAAATTGGTCGCGATGCCTGGTACCGACGCATGGATCATACATCCCAACGATTCCCACATGTTTACACTCAGTGAGTCACCCACGAACATCACTCGTTTCCCTCTCCATTCATTCAGAAAAGCTTCTCCATCGAACCTTCGTTTATAATTCACATACATAACTTATC is a genomic window containing:
- the LOC108807040 gene encoding protein trichome birefringence-like 37, which encodes MSCKLISLLLLPLLILTILSEADKALASDKKPQVSDRNMTSLAPAEEGKATLKGRKQTSGCNLFQGKWVFNASYPFYDSSTCPFIGGEFDCLKFGRPDKQFLKYSWQPDSCTIPRFDGEAFLNEWRGKRVMFVGDSLSVNMWESLGCMIHASVPGIATNFLRRTPLSSLTFQEYGVTLYLYRTPYLVDISKEKVGNVLNLGTIESGAGVWKDVDILVFNSWHWWVHKGVKSQGWDFIRNGTSLIRDMNRLDAFNLGLTTWAQWVDQNIDTSQTRVFFQGISPTHYVGKEWNEPKKNCNGQMQPLTGSTYPGGSLPAASIVSRVLSSMKTPVYLLDITTLSQLRKDAHPSTYGGNGKTDCSHWCLPGLPDTWNQLLYAALSM
- the LOC108807220 gene encoding peroxidase 19 → MHVLSLTSSLIFRFLFLISTFPISPAKPTASHPPALPRHRHRELSVDYYSKKCPQLESLVGSVTSQRFKEAPVSAPATIRLFFHDCFVEGCDGSILIETKKGGKKLAEREAVENKELREEGFESITKAKALVESHCPSRVSCSDILAIAARDFIHLAGGPYYQVKKGRWDGKISTATNVPPNIPRSNSTVDQLIKLFASKGLTVEDLVVLSGSHTIGFAHCKSFVDRLYDFKGTKRPDLNLNTRLLKELRMYCPSSGRSSRATLPLDATTPFAFDNGYYRGLGSNMGLLGSDQALFLDPRTKPIAVEMARDKQRFLKAFGDAMDKMGSIGVKRGRKHGEIRKDCRFFL